tatcatttagttttataaatatatactttaaaaaaaaaattttaattttcacataactttttataaaaaattaattataatctaaagatttttaaatatgtacattttgtgaaaaaacaGGACtggtatcatttttataaatcataatattttattgtttttataatggattatggctataattttaaattttatttagattaaaaataattaaagatttattatttatactcactaaataaactaataagatCAATcccattttcaatttttgtacaaACGAAGATATCtgttttggaaaaaaactACTGTTAGGATGATGTAGAACTACTGAACCGTATTTTCGTAtagactattattaaaaaaaagtattagaatatttgaattaaatatacattatacactttCTCTATCCCTCATCGTGGTATTCTGAATGTGGGCTTTTAAAAAGTTGTATGTTATAGTTAATCAATGAATTaagatgtatataattaaaacctaATTTGAAATGTgtacaaactataaatatatattccatTTGCATTTTagactttaaatttataaaaacgacTAATTGAGTATAGATTAGTTAATGACTATTTAttatcacttaaaaattaattagtgaTTAATGACCctaaatgtgttattatttaaaataataatttattttcagttaatatacctatttgttatTGAAACAGAAAATTTTAACTCTTTTAGTATatctttaaactattaattttaaataatattaaataatatcaaaacatttaaacattttaggatactaaaaattagtgttttaagtgtaatttttttatagttttaatcaaagtattacatttcataaaatgtttcattattaatatagacatacaattaataatttattataaaatgaattacaaaatcaaatcaacaatatttaatttttttattggcattttaatttatgtaataataatgattacatttttgaaataaactatattattataatattagataatgtaattatattatgacgtttatttataaataatttaaaataagtcaattttttatttcagatacAACGTTCCAAACAATGACAAATCAATCTGATGAAAAATCTGACATAGAAACAGTTGAAGAAGTTGAACcaaaacttaaatatgtaCGCCTTACTAATGATGttcaaactattttaactaaaGACGGTGTTAGTTATCTTGCTGCTCACCCCAAGTTTTTATGTATTGGTACTAATTGGGGTTCTATTCATTTATTGGATTTTGAAGGTAACATTGTAAATAACCGACAACTACGACCACACACAGTAGCAGTTAATCAAATAAGTATAGACAGTCGTGGTGAATTCATTGCTACTTGTTCAGATGATggtaatgtatttgtttatggTCTTTATACAACAGAAGATTCTCAGGAGGTCTCATTAGGCCGTTGTGTTAAATCTGTCGCAATAGATCCTTTATATCACAAATCTGGCAATTATCGGCGTTTCATCACTGGAGATGATCGTCTTATGCTTCACGAGCGAACTTTTCTTGGACGTACAAAATCTGTGCTTTTGTGTGACGTTGAAGGAGTTGTGCATAATATGAGGTGGCATAATCGTTTTGTTGCATGGGCTTCGAATATAGGTCTCAgagtatatgatataatttctcGATGTTCACTAGGCCTCATTAAATGGGATAAAAGAAACAACATAATACCTAGTACTTACAGATGTAACTTGACGTGGAAAGATAGTGGAACATTACTTGTTGGTTGGGTTGACACAGTAAGAATTTGTGGTGTTAAACGTCGACTACAAAGACTTAAGGACGTTCCTGAGTACATAGTAGAACCACTGTCAATGTTTCGTATAGATTACTTTATTTCTGGGATAGGGCCACTTAATCATAAtcaattagtaatattatgctattcaaaagaaaaagatgaaaatgaaaaagcaATGAGGCCACAATTATATGTAGTTGAAGCAAAAGaatcaaaatatgttgaatTGTGTACTGATAATTTGTCTTTACGcgattttaaagattttagttGCAACGATTATGCCCTTGAAAGTTTAGTCGTGGAAAATCTATTCGTTATAGTTAGTCCAAAAGATATCGTAGTGGCAAATCCATGCGATGCAGACGACAGAATAGAATGGCTTATTGAACATAACAAATACGCCGAGGCAATGGAAAtagtaaattctaaaaatatagtgttaAATCGAAATTCCCGAATATCTGTAGGCAAAAAGTTTTTAGACCATTTATTGTTCGTTGAAGAATATGTAAAGGCTGGACAGTTGACTGCCGAACTTTTTGGAAATGATAAAAAACTTTGGCaagaagaaatatttaaatttgcacAAGTACATCAACTTCGTCAAGTAAGTGCTTACATACCAAGAGGTGAAGTAACTCTAGATCCTCATATTTATGAAATGGTGTTATACGAGTATTTGAAACTGGAACCTgaaggatttttaaaaatcgtaaaacAATGGTCATCATCACTGTACAATGTGTCTGCTGTTACGAATGCGctaattgaacatttaatagtGAACTCAAGTTCAGAATTGTTAGAAGCCTTGGCTATTCTATATACTCATTCCGGAAAGTTTGATAAAGCGTTAGGAGCATACTTAAAGCTAAACCACAAGGGTATATTCCAATTGATTACCAAACAAAATCTGTACCCACTAATACACGACATGATTGAAGATCTAATGCAGTTGGACTGTGAACAGATGATCAAGATACTTTTGGAGAAGGACACCGTGCCCATCGACATAGCCGTGGCAAAATTACAGGACAATAGGCTCTACCTGTACATGTATTTAGATGCCCTAGAAAAGAAAGATACGAGGATGTTGGCCAGACGAAATTTGCACAAGGACTTGGTGTCGCTGTATGCAACATTTGCACGGGATAAGTTGTTGCCGCTACTGAAGCGGAGCAACAACTATTCTATCGCATTGGCATTGGATGAATGCAAGCGGCTCGAATACTATCCTGAAATGGTGTATTTGCTGGGTCGAATGGGCAACACCAAGGACGCGCTGAACCTAGTCATGTCTCAACTGCAGGACATCGAGCAAGCCATTGAGTTCTGCAAAGACCAAAACGACGTTGACCTGTGGCATGACCTGATCGGCTTGTCTTTGGACCAGCCGAATTTCCTCAAAGTACTATTGCGAAAGATTGGTACATACGTAGACCCGCGAATTCTGATCCGCCGGATAGGAAAGCGCACGCAGATACCGGGCCTAAAGGACGCGCTTGTCAAGATGATGACCGACTACAATCTTCAAGTGTCCGTGGAAGAGGGATGTACAAAAATTGTCGTGTCCGATTGCTTCGACCTGCACGAACGGCTGTACAACATTCGGAGGAAAGGGTGTGGTGTAGATGAGCAGCATTTGTGCAACGCTTGCCAAAAATGCATCGTTGGCCAGGATACTGTGGGAAACGTATTAATATTCTGCTGTCAACATGTGTTCCATGAGCAGTGCATACCCGCAGACGGATTAGAGACAGCGTGCATAATTTGCACGGACAGTCGGACGAAACAGACGGCGTTCCAGTGAGTATCTACATATATACGGAATACGTGAGTTTATCGTTTTGTGGTATGATCTTTCGTTCGAAACTGCGGCgtgtattttacttattatactagtaACGTGAGATCTGTACATGTGCtcttattcaattattttattgtacgcTTGTGTACTCCGTGGCTACTTATGTATGGTTGATAAGTTCGatggattttataattattgttatacctattacctatgtatgaagatgatttatttttttttccaaaatattattactaattaaaatgtttatattaccaTCATTAATATTCgttattatactttcaataaACTAAACGTgggttttgaaatatatacactcaaaaaccaaaaatattatacaacaacatcatattgtttttttttttatatatatattaataacgttatataattttgtgcgCTTGAACCacggataaaaaaattgaaacatatCACCTATCACGACGCGACTACACTAGTCAGATTGGCCAAAAGTAGTTGGCAAGGTCAGCCACACTTCTATATTGAAGTTCATGTATTAGGAGAGGTAGTGAGCGTGTTTGGTTGTATATTACTGCTGACTGGCCAATAGTAAACAATTCAGTGTTTGCCGAGGCCTCGTGGCAGTCGGAAAGTGATTTCTAAGTACCCGGACCGTACAATTATTagtacacattagatttatgatactgtatatgtattttatttttaacatcttgagtttcgataatattttatttatcaatattcttCGAAAGCTTTGAGTCGCTGTATTGAAAGTATTACATTCGTTGTTCAATTTCATTATAGGTAAGTttgactaatattattattaaaacttaattgttAACTTAGGAAGATGTacgtttgtttattattaataatacattttaaaatattttgcttagaatttcaatataatttataaaactaaaggAAGTATCatgtatgtattatctatGTTACATAAATGTAAAGAGTTGaattgcatatttataatgaGATGTTAACCATAgcctatagatatttttaataagaatttaggtgttaaaaacaaaaaaattttaactcgtattaatgtattttaaagatcaggaaaaattaaatagaaagcagttatgatagtaatatattatctaaacatagtaaaaaaagtgttattagtaatttttaattcttaaaataatttccatggcgtatttatataaaatataattcagttaaaaaattaaaattaacagattttaattgttattattttctaatatacgTAAGTGTAGACacgtatattgtgtatacatatcGCTTAAGGAAAatacacttatttataatttagtttttgagCGCAAGTGTTCATGTTTGTGATCTTATAatctttaaaacttttaagaatacacataaacataattaaaaaatagtaaaattatcaactttaaatagatatcatagtttttattttaaatcatgttATATCTTGTATAAACTACTGTTGTATGGAGTTACACGATTTCTCcggatttataataactaaaaacttataaacaaaatatgcgTGTATGAATTgagtataatttacattattgcaTGTTTATTgctataccaatatatatatatataaatatactaagcactataaaaacaaattaactatGAGTAATGATAGTtccacaataattaatttactcgtGATCCACGAACCACGatcaacataatttatttatttatttattcatataattattaaattatatgactaCTTTCTGTAAATtccacatttatttatgtagatatacattaaaacaacaagaatgaaatatgactaaaatatttaccttattataaataattaatataggagcatattattatagtgtatcaCCTGTATCAGACTGGAACTGGTGTCAAACCACAGTTTAATTCAAATCAAGGCTATGGTTTATTGGTAACTACATcgtaatatttcatttgttaaaaatttataattgttaacattttatttgtaattcgaGAAATAAACATAGATTTAGaatcatcaaaattaaaaccactaatcaaaaatgaataaagagTTAAAAACCACTGAAGTCAAGTAAATgaactcattaaaaaaaatatttttatattaaaaataaaacaaatttcttcTCGTATATAGATGGTGTGTTAGCGATACTAATGATATAGGTATCACTACATAGTATTGTTTGTATGCGTGTGTAACACgcgtatgttatattttgtctttaGTCTTGGATtagttttataagtatattgtgtTACCAATTAATTTCTGATTAATGATTCAATAATACAAAG
The DNA window shown above is from Aphis gossypii isolate Hap1 chromosome 2, ASM2018417v2, whole genome shotgun sequence and carries:
- the LOC114119072 gene encoding vacuolar protein sorting-associated protein 41 homolog — protein: MTNQSDEKSDIETVEEVEPKLKYVRLTNDVQTILTKDGVSYLAAHPKFLCIGTNWGSIHLLDFEGNIVNNRQLRPHTVAVNQISIDSRGEFIATCSDDGNVFVYGLYTTEDSQEVSLGRCVKSVAIDPLYHKSGNYRRFITGDDRLMLHERTFLGRTKSVLLCDVEGVVHNMRWHNRFVAWASNIGLRVYDIISRCSLGLIKWDKRNNIIPSTYRCNLTWKDSGTLLVGWVDTVRICGVKRRLQRLKDVPEYIVEPLSMFRIDYFISGIGPLNHNQLVILCYSKEKDENEKAMRPQLYVVEAKESKYVELCTDNLSLRDFKDFSCNDYALESLVVENLFVIVSPKDIVVANPCDADDRIEWLIEHNKYAEAMEIVNSKNIVLNRNSRISVGKKFLDHLLFVEEYVKAGQLTAELFGNDKKLWQEEIFKFAQVHQLRQVSAYIPRGEVTLDPHIYEMVLYEYLKLEPEGFLKIVKQWSSSLYNVSAVTNALIEHLIVNSSSELLEALAILYTHSGKFDKALGAYLKLNHKGIFQLITKQNLYPLIHDMIEDLMQLDCEQMIKILLEKDTVPIDIAVAKLQDNRLYLYMYLDALEKKDTRMLARRNLHKDLVSLYATFARDKLLPLLKRSNNYSIALALDECKRLEYYPEMVYLLGRMGNTKDALNLVMSQLQDIEQAIEFCKDQNDVDLWHDLIGLSLDQPNFLKVLLRKIGTYVDPRILIRRIGKRTQIPGLKDALVKMMTDYNLQVSVEEGCTKIVVSDCFDLHERLYNIRRKGCGVDEQHLCNACQKCIVGQDTVGNVLIFCCQHVFHEQCIPADGLETACIICTDSRTKQTAFQ